The following proteins come from a genomic window of Rhodobium gokarnense:
- a CDS encoding BMC domain-containing protein codes for MLNIRIVNAPHLDVLQMLQRRMPPHGRAYIRDNPIGAVGLIQSHVTDLFFFSDIALKAADVFTVEIYGTCPQHVTSLAVMGEVSAVRTAMDAIEAQQSPF; via the coding sequence ATGTTGAATATCCGCATCGTCAACGCACCCCACCTGGACGTGCTTCAGATGCTGCAGCGGCGCATGCCGCCGCACGGACGCGCCTATATCCGGGACAACCCGATCGGCGCCGTCGGTCTGATCCAGTCCCATGTGACCGATCTGTTCTTCTTCTCCGATATCGCGCTGAAGGCGGCCGACGTCTTCACCGTCGAGATCTACGGAACCTGCCCGCAGCACGTCACGTCGCTCGCGGTCATGGGGGAAGTGTCCGCGGTCCGCACGGCGATGGACGCCATCGAAGCGCAGCAATCCCCCTTCTGA
- a CDS encoding glycyl-radical enzyme activating protein, with product MDGIDYDTEGTVFDIQRYSIHDGPGVRTIVFLKGCPLRCRWCSNPESQNPEPELFYRASSCIHCGQCVPVCPTKALSRENPGFVDRDKCVKCGTCTKVCPTDALTMTGKLMSVREVMIELRKDATQYRRSGGGVTLSGGEPLFQHVFARELLKACHEQGWNTAIETTGYTTRDVVRDVMPYVDHALIDLKAIDPKVHQANTGVDNRIILENALCIASLTHAVVRVPVVPGVNDNEEAVEAVGRFAKLMPGVDTVHLLPYHTYGENKYALLDRPYPMGDVANMKPDDVSHLVKVVEGMGLNCEIGG from the coding sequence ATGGACGGCATCGACTACGACACAGAGGGCACCGTCTTCGACATTCAGCGCTACTCGATCCACGATGGGCCGGGGGTCCGCACCATCGTCTTCCTGAAGGGCTGCCCGTTGCGCTGCCGCTGGTGTTCCAACCCGGAATCCCAGAACCCGGAGCCGGAGCTGTTCTACCGCGCCTCGAGCTGCATCCATTGCGGCCAGTGCGTGCCGGTCTGTCCGACAAAGGCGCTGTCGCGGGAAAATCCGGGCTTCGTCGATCGCGACAAATGCGTCAAATGCGGCACCTGCACGAAGGTCTGCCCGACCGACGCGCTGACCATGACCGGCAAGCTGATGTCCGTGCGCGAGGTGATGATCGAGCTGCGCAAGGACGCCACGCAATACCGCCGCTCCGGCGGCGGCGTCACGCTTTCGGGCGGCGAGCCGCTGTTCCAGCACGTCTTTGCCAGGGAGCTGCTGAAAGCCTGTCACGAGCAGGGCTGGAACACGGCGATCGAGACGACCGGCTACACCACCCGCGACGTCGTGCGCGACGTGATGCCCTATGTCGACCATGCGCTGATCGATCTGAAGGCGATCGACCCGAAGGTGCACCAGGCCAATACCGGCGTCGACAACCGCATCATTCTGGAAAACGCGCTGTGCATCGCCTCCCTCACTCATGCCGTCGTCCGCGTTCCGGTCGTGCCGGGCGTGAACGACAACGAAGAGGCGGTCGAAGCCGTCGGCCGGTTCGCCAAGCTGATGCCAGGCGTCGATACCGTGCACCTTCTGCCGTACCACACCTATGGCGAGAACAAATACGCCCTCCTCGACCGTCCCTATCCGATGGGCGACGTCGCCAACATGAAGCCGGACGACGTCTCGCACCTTGTAAAGGTGGTCGAGGGCATGGGTTTGAACTGCGAAATCGGCGGCTAA
- the metK gene encoding methionine adenosyltransferase, which yields MRSTYTSSESVTEGHPDKVCDQISDAVLDAYLHQDPGARVAVEVMASGNSLHIAGEVTSTARVDVVAVARGVLRRIGYTDPALGFDADGCFVLTDLHEQSPDIAQGVSRDNELGAGDQGIFYGYACDETETLMPAAIHYAHRLTEALTAARRSGRLDWLRPDGKAQVTFRNDASGRPAELTSLVLAAQHAPNIGREEMLRGLIEEVIAPVMGRWLRRDTRVLINPTGRFVLGGPAADTGLTGRKLMVDTYGGIGRHGGGAFSGKDATKLDRTAAYMARLIAKTVVAAGLASRCEISLAFAIGQSQPEMVGVTAEGERGLDSEALARAVRTVFPLSVSGMIDALAMRRPIFEKTAAYGHFGRETEGFLWERADRTDALIKACQ from the coding sequence ATGAGGTCGACCTACACCAGTTCTGAATCCGTAACGGAGGGCCACCCGGACAAGGTCTGCGACCAGATCTCGGATGCGGTTCTCGATGCCTATCTGCACCAGGACCCCGGGGCCCGGGTCGCGGTGGAGGTCATGGCCTCGGGCAACAGCCTGCATATCGCCGGCGAGGTCACGTCGACGGCACGGGTCGACGTGGTCGCCGTCGCCCGGGGCGTGCTGCGCCGGATCGGCTACACCGATCCCGCCCTCGGCTTCGATGCCGACGGGTGCTTCGTGCTGACCGACCTGCACGAACAATCGCCGGACATCGCGCAAGGGGTGTCGCGCGACAATGAGCTCGGCGCTGGCGACCAGGGCATCTTCTACGGCTATGCCTGCGACGAGACCGAAACCTTGATGCCCGCCGCAATCCACTATGCGCACCGGCTGACCGAGGCGCTGACGGCGGCACGCAGGTCCGGTCGCCTAGATTGGCTGCGGCCCGACGGCAAGGCGCAGGTCACCTTCCGCAACGACGCCAGTGGGCGCCCGGCGGAACTGACGAGCCTCGTCCTTGCCGCCCAGCACGCGCCAAACATCGGCCGCGAAGAGATGCTGCGCGGCCTCATCGAGGAGGTGATCGCGCCGGTGATGGGTCGCTGGCTGCGGCGCGACACAAGGGTGCTGATCAACCCGACCGGACGCTTCGTGCTGGGCGGTCCGGCGGCCGACACCGGCCTCACGGGGCGCAAGCTGATGGTCGATACCTATGGCGGCATCGGCCGGCACGGCGGCGGCGCCTTTTCCGGCAAGGACGCGACCAAGCTCGACCGCACCGCCGCCTATATGGCGCGTCTGATCGCCAAGACCGTGGTCGCCGCCGGCCTTGCGTCCCGTTGCGAAATTTCCCTCGCGTTTGCGATAGGTCAGAGCCAACCCGAAATGGTTGGTGTAACAGCCGAAGGCGAACGCGGTCTGGATTCGGAGGCGTTGGCGCGGGCGGTCCGCACGGTGTTCCCGCTATCCGTGTCGGGCATGATCGATGCGCTCGCAATGCGCCGGCCGATCTTCGAGAAAACGGCGGCGTACGGCCATTTTGGCAGAGAAACGGAGGGCTTCTTGTGGGAGCGGGCGGATCGAACGGACGCCCTCATTAAGGCTTGCCAGTGA
- a CDS encoding sensor histidine kinase, whose protein sequence is MSNLTSVDMLQKVQDNFSAAVGVAMVIVDPKGEPVTKPSGFSGFCQTIRGHPVWRERCYHCDAVGGRTALSNGGPSIYKCHAGLVDFAAPITMCGEYLGAVICGQVNLTDGDTAADLVDMSGLFPTEQSWRENAGLLRLHDETGEITYERLRSAASSLCYIASYIVEESYANSVTQELYAKNLRLMEESKRRAELERSLREAELQALSYQVNPHFLFNVLNTIGRLALIEGAEETETTVHAFADMMRYVLKKSGSQFVPLATELEHVRNYLYLLRLRLGDRFNFQVDVPDDLSMTTCPFMVLQPIVENCINYAIEPRESGGLVDILAYRDGRDVIVDIVDNGDGISSDRKQAVLAGAADRDGRKSIGLYNVDSRLRHYFGDDHHLEIVSPYRGGRGTLVRLRLPIDFDDAAF, encoded by the coding sequence TTGTCCAATTTGACCAGCGTCGACATGCTACAGAAGGTTCAGGACAATTTCAGCGCCGCCGTTGGCGTTGCCATGGTCATCGTCGATCCGAAGGGCGAGCCGGTGACCAAGCCGAGCGGCTTCAGCGGTTTCTGCCAGACCATCCGCGGCCATCCGGTATGGCGCGAGCGCTGCTACCATTGCGACGCGGTCGGCGGGCGCACCGCACTTTCGAACGGCGGTCCCTCGATCTACAAGTGCCATGCGGGCCTCGTCGACTTCGCAGCCCCCATCACCATGTGCGGCGAATATCTGGGCGCCGTGATCTGCGGCCAGGTGAACCTGACGGATGGCGACACGGCGGCCGACCTTGTCGACATGTCGGGCCTGTTCCCGACCGAGCAGTCATGGCGCGAGAACGCCGGTCTTCTGCGGCTCCACGACGAGACCGGCGAAATCACCTACGAGCGCCTGCGCTCGGCCGCTTCTTCGCTCTGCTACATCGCCTCCTACATCGTGGAGGAGAGCTACGCCAACAGCGTCACCCAGGAACTCTACGCCAAGAACCTGCGCCTGATGGAGGAATCCAAGCGCCGCGCCGAGTTGGAGCGGTCCCTGCGCGAGGCCGAGTTGCAGGCGCTGTCCTACCAGGTCAATCCCCATTTCCTCTTCAACGTGCTGAACACGATCGGCCGGCTCGCTCTGATCGAAGGGGCCGAGGAGACCGAAACGACGGTCCACGCCTTCGCCGACATGATGCGCTATGTGCTGAAGAAGAGCGGCTCGCAATTCGTCCCTCTGGCAACGGAGTTGGAGCACGTCCGGAACTACCTCTATCTGCTGCGGCTGCGCCTCGGCGATCGCTTCAACTTCCAGGTCGACGTCCCGGACGACCTCAGCATGACGACCTGCCCCTTCATGGTGCTGCAGCCGATTGTGGAAAACTGCATCAACTATGCGATCGAGCCGCGCGAGAGCGGCGGCCTGGTCGACATCCTGGCCTATCGGGACGGGCGCGACGTCATCGTCGACATTGTCGACAATGGTGACGGAATCAGTTCCGACCGCAAGCAGGCGGTGCTGGCGGGCGCGGCCGACCGGGACGGCCGCAAGAGCATCGGCCTCTACAATGTCGACAGCCGCCTGCGGCACTATTTCGGCGACGACCATCACCTGGAGATCGTCAGTCCCTACCGGGGTGGACGGGGAACGCTGGTGCGCCTTCGCCTGCCGATCGACTTCGACGATGCAGCCTTCTGA